The Deltaproteobacteria bacterium genome window below encodes:
- a CDS encoding tetratricopeptide repeat protein has translation MKVHLKMTTLTLIGVWLAAIASLDGCAPRLGPLENALDTPQHHVRSGMKLLQLGRYSDALREFEYTKEVDPFFSMAYVGSGLVWGYKGDCKKGIKEIEKAREVATTNEERVFASVGLIRLCLIGKESAREKWLEESESAYKDAVALLPDSSEAYYYMGKVYMEVSNFKRASELFNKVLRINKTYVHEARRALHLMDNQ, from the coding sequence ATGAAAGTTCACCTTAAAATGACAACCCTTACCTTAATAGGGGTTTGGCTGGCTGCCATTGCCTCTTTGGATGGGTGCGCCCCAAGGCTTGGGCCGCTCGAAAATGCCTTGGATACGCCTCAACATCATGTCCGCAGTGGCATGAAACTTCTCCAGTTGGGAAGATACAGTGATGCCCTGCGTGAGTTTGAATATACAAAGGAGGTCGACCCGTTCTTTTCAATGGCCTATGTTGGCTCCGGGCTAGTCTGGGGCTATAAGGGTGATTGCAAAAAGGGGATAAAGGAGATTGAAAAGGCCAGAGAAGTCGCAACCACTAATGAGGAAAGGGTATTTGCCAGTGTGGGCCTTATTCGATTGTGCTTGATTGGAAAAGAGTCTGCCCGCGAAAAATGGCTTGAGGAATCTGAATCGGCATACAAAGATGCCGTGGCCCTTCTCCCCGACTCCTCCGAGGCATACTATTATATGGGTAAGGTGTACATGGAGGTATCGAACTTCAAGAGGGCAAGTGAGCTCTTCAATAAGGTTTTGAGAATCAACAAGACCTATGTTCATGAAGCAAGGCGCGCCCTGCACCTCATGGACAATCAGTAG